Part of the Burkholderia sp. FERM BP-3421 genome, GCGCGTAGTTGCCGTTGATCACCGCGAGCGCGACGTCGTCGAGCGCGCGCGGCAGCTGCGGCGACTCGATCTCCAGCACCTTCAGGTGCTTCGGGTTCGCGACGATGTCGCGCGGCGTCGCGAGGCTGCGATCCACGCCGGTGAGGCCAGGCTTGAGCGTCACGAGGCCCTGCGCCTGCAGCAGGAACAGGGCGCGGCTCAGGTTGGCCGCGTTGTTCGGCACCGCGACCGTCGCGCCCTCCGGCACCTGATCGAAACGGCGGTACCTGCGCGAGTAAACGCCGAGTGGCTCGATGTGCACGCTTGCCGCGACCACGAACTTGCGGCCCAGCGCCGCCTCCTGCGAATGCAGATAAGGCACGTGCTGGAAATAGTTCGCGTCGACGTCGCCGTGCGCGAGCAGCTCGTTCGGGTTCACGCCGTTCGGAATCTCGATCACGTCGAGCTTGAGTCCCGGCGTGATCTTCTGCGCATACGCGAGGATTTCCGCGTGCGGAATCGCGTCGGCGGCGATCCGCAGCGGCGGCGCATCGGCCGCGCCGGCGGGCGCGACGACCGCGAACGACACCGCCCAGGCGGTCAACAGACGGACGCAGCGTCCGGAAACGAAATCGAACATGGCACACCCACGGGAAAAGGAAACAGGAAGCGCCGCGCGAGCGCGCGGCCGCGATGCGATAAGCGTCAGGCCGCCTGAGCGGCGAGCACGTCGGCGTAGTGACGGCGGGCGACGTCCGGATGCGAGCGCAGCCGCCCCTTCAGGTAGTTCGGCCCGACCTCGTGGAACAGCGGGTTGTCCGGGTCGCTCGCCGGCCCGCGCGCCTGCGCGGCCAGCCCGGGCGGCAGCGTGAGCAGCGGCACCGTGGCGTCGAGACGCGCGCCGAGGAAAAAAGCGATCGACAGCCGGTCGCGGCCGGCGGGCGGCGTCACCACCCGGTGCACGGTCGCGCGCAGATAGCCGTTGGTCGCCAGTTCCAGCAGTTCGCCGATATTGACGACGAAGGTGCCCGGCAACGGCGTCGCATCGATCCATCCGCCGTCGTCCGCCGCCACCTGCAGCCCGCCCTGCTCGTCCTGCAACAGGAAGCTCAGGAATCCCGAATCCTTGTGCGGCCCGACGCCCTGATCGTCGCCCGTCGCCTCGCGGCCCGGATAGCGGATCAGCTTGATATGTTCATTCGGCGTCGCGCCGTAGATCGCCTCGAACGCATCGGCCGGCTGCGCGAGCGCGACCGCGAACGCCTGCAGCACGCGGATCGCGACGCCCGTCAGCTCGCGCTGCCAGCGCAGCAGCGCCGGCTTCAGGTCCGGCAGCGCGTCCGGCCACTGGTTGGGCCCTTGCAGGCGGGTCCAGGCCGGCAAGCCGGCCTGCTGCGCGATCACCGGCCGTTCCGCGCCGATGTCGAACTGCTCGCGCCAGTCGCGCCGGCCGCGCGTCAGCTCGTCGCCGGCGCGCGTATAGCCGCGAAAATGCGCCGAATTCGCCATTTCAAGC contains:
- a CDS encoding MetQ/NlpA family ABC transporter substrate-binding protein, whose protein sequence is MFDFVSGRCVRLLTAWAVSFAVVAPAGAADAPPLRIAADAIPHAEILAYAQKITPGLKLDVIEIPNGVNPNELLAHGDVDANYFQHVPYLHSQEAALGRKFVVAASVHIEPLGVYSRRYRRFDQVPEGATVAVPNNAANLSRALFLLQAQGLVTLKPGLTGVDRSLATPRDIVANPKHLKVLEIESPQLPRALDDVALAVINGNYALEAGLSPAKDALGLEPVAGNPYANVVVTTPQLAGDPRIRKLADALGSPAVARFIRDRYQGSVIPVHAPGAGS
- a CDS encoding isopenicillin N synthase family dioxygenase, with the translated sequence MTLQQDEQARALPILDLSDFDSADAAARDGFLAALRHAARDVGFFYLRGHGIDLALGQSIQSAARRFFALPEADKLALEMANSAHFRGYTRAGDELTRGRRDWREQFDIGAERPVIAQQAGLPAWTRLQGPNQWPDALPDLKPALLRWQRELTGVAIRVLQAFAVALAQPADAFEAIYGATPNEHIKLIRYPGREATGDDQGVGPHKDSGFLSFLLQDEQGGLQVAADDGGWIDATPLPGTFVVNIGELLELATNGYLRATVHRVVTPPAGRDRLSIAFFLGARLDATVPLLTLPPGLAAQARGPASDPDNPLFHEVGPNYLKGRLRSHPDVARRHYADVLAAQAA